Proteins encoded in a region of the Orcinus orca chromosome X, mOrcOrc1.1, whole genome shotgun sequence genome:
- the PORCN gene encoding protein-serine O-palmitoleoyltransferase porcupine isoform X4, translating to MATFSRQEFFQQLLQGCLLPTAQQGLDQIWLLLAICLACRLLWRLGLPSYLKHASTVAGGFFSLYHFFQLHMVWVVLLSLLCYLVLFLCRHSSHRGVFLSVTILIYLLMGEMHMVDTVTWHKMRGAQMIVAMKAVSLGFDLDRGEVGAVPSPVEFMGYLYFVGTIVFGPWISFHSYLQAVQGRPLSRRWLQKVARSLALALLCLVLSTCVGPYLFPYFIPLDGDRLLRKWLRAYESAVSFHFSNYFVGFLSEATATLAGAGFTEEKDHLEWDLTVSKPLNVELPRSMVEVVTSWNLPMSYWLNNYVFKNALRLGTFSAVLVTYAASALLHGFSFHLAAVLLSLAFITYVEHVLRKRLARILSACILSKRCPADCSHQHRLGLGVRALNLLFGALAIFHLAYLGSLFDVDVDDTTEEQGYGMAYTVHKWSELSWASHWVTFGCWIFYRLIG from the exons ATGGCCACCTTCAGCCGCCAGGAATTTTTCCAGCAGCTGCTGCAGGGCTGTCTCCTGCCTACTGCCCAGCAGGGCCTTGACCAGATCTGGCTGCTCCTTGCCATCTGCCTCGCCTGCCGCCTCCTGTGGAGGCTTG GGTTGCCATCCTACCTGAAGCATGCAAGCACCGTGGCAGGCGGGTTCTTCAGCCTCTACCACTTCTTCCAGCTGCACATGGTTTGGGTCGTACTGCTCAGCCTCCTGTGCTACCTCGTGCTGTTCCTCTGCCGACATTCCTCCCATCGCGGCGTCTTCCTCTCCGTCACCATCCTCATCTACCTACTCATGGG TGAGATGCACATGGTGGACACCGTGACATGGCACAAGATGAGAG GGGCCCAGATGATTGTGGCCATGAAGGCGGTGTCTCTGGGCTTCGACCTGGACCGGGGTGAGGTGGGTGCAGTGCCCTCGCCCGTGGAGTTCATGGGCTACCTCTACTTCGTGGGCACCATCGTCTTTGGGCCCTGGATATCCTTCCACAGCTACCTACAGGCCGTCCAAGGCCGCCCGCTG AGCCGCCGATGGCTGCAGAAGGTGGCCCGGAGTCTGGCGCTGGCCCTGCTGTGCCTTGTGCTGTCCACCTGTGTGGGCCCCTACCTCTTCCCGTACTTCATCCCCCTTGATGGTGACCGCCTCCTTCGCAA GTGGCTGCGAGCCTATGAGAGTGCTGTCTCCTTCCACTTCAGCAACTATTTTGTGGGCTTTCTGTCCGAGGCCACGGCCACGTTGGCAGGGGCTGGCTTCACCGAGGAGAAGGATCACCTGGAatg GGACCTGACGGTCTCTAAGCCACTGAACGTGGAGCTGCCCCGGTCCATGGTGGAAGTTGTCACAAGCTGGAACCTGCCCATGTCTTATTGGCTAAATAACT ATGTTTTCAAGAATGCTCTCCGCCTGGGGACCTTCTCAGCTGTGCTGGTCACCTATGCAGCCAGCGCCCTCCTGCAC ggcttcAGCTTCCACCTGGCTGCGGTGCTGCTGTCCCTGGCGTTTATCACTTATGTGGAGCACG TCCTCCGAAAGCGCCTGGCTCGGATCCTCAGTGCCTGCATCTTGTCGAAACGGTGCCCAGCAGACTGTTCACACCAGCATCGCTTG GGCCTGGGGGTGCGAGCCTTAAACCTGCTCTTTGGGGCCCTGGCCATCTTCCACCTGGCCTACCTGGGCTCCCTGTTCGATGTTGATGTGGACGACACCACAGAGGAGCAG
- the PORCN gene encoding protein-serine O-palmitoleoyltransferase porcupine isoform X3, with translation MATFSRQEFFQQLLQGCLLPTAQQGLDQIWLLLAICLACRLLWRLGLPSYLKHASTVAGGFFSLYHFFQLHMVWVVLLSLLCYLVLFLCRHSSHRGVFLSVTILIYLLMGEMHMVDTVTWHKMRGAQMIVAMKAVSLGFDLDRGEVGAVPSPVEFMGYLYFVGTIVFGPWISFHSYLQAVQGRPLSRRWLQKVARSLALALLCLVLSTCVGPYLFPYFIPLDGDRLLRKGTMVRWLRAYESAVSFHFSNYFVGFLSEATATLAGAGFTEEKDHLEWDLTVSKPLNVELPRSMVEVVTSWNLPMSYWLNNYVFKNALRLGTFSAVLVTYAASALLHGFSFHLAAVLLSLAFITYVEHVLRKRLARILSACILSKRCPADCSHQHRLGLGVRALNLLFGALAIFHLAYLGSLFDVDVDDTTEEQGYGMAYTVHKWSELSWASHWVTFGCWIFYRLIG, from the exons ATGGCCACCTTCAGCCGCCAGGAATTTTTCCAGCAGCTGCTGCAGGGCTGTCTCCTGCCTACTGCCCAGCAGGGCCTTGACCAGATCTGGCTGCTCCTTGCCATCTGCCTCGCCTGCCGCCTCCTGTGGAGGCTTG GGTTGCCATCCTACCTGAAGCATGCAAGCACCGTGGCAGGCGGGTTCTTCAGCCTCTACCACTTCTTCCAGCTGCACATGGTTTGGGTCGTACTGCTCAGCCTCCTGTGCTACCTCGTGCTGTTCCTCTGCCGACATTCCTCCCATCGCGGCGTCTTCCTCTCCGTCACCATCCTCATCTACCTACTCATGGG TGAGATGCACATGGTGGACACCGTGACATGGCACAAGATGAGAG GGGCCCAGATGATTGTGGCCATGAAGGCGGTGTCTCTGGGCTTCGACCTGGACCGGGGTGAGGTGGGTGCAGTGCCCTCGCCCGTGGAGTTCATGGGCTACCTCTACTTCGTGGGCACCATCGTCTTTGGGCCCTGGATATCCTTCCACAGCTACCTACAGGCCGTCCAAGGCCGCCCGCTG AGCCGCCGATGGCTGCAGAAGGTGGCCCGGAGTCTGGCGCTGGCCCTGCTGTGCCTTGTGCTGTCCACCTGTGTGGGCCCCTACCTCTTCCCGTACTTCATCCCCCTTGATGGTGACCGCCTCCTTCGCAA GGGCACCATGGTAAG GTGGCTGCGAGCCTATGAGAGTGCTGTCTCCTTCCACTTCAGCAACTATTTTGTGGGCTTTCTGTCCGAGGCCACGGCCACGTTGGCAGGGGCTGGCTTCACCGAGGAGAAGGATCACCTGGAatg GGACCTGACGGTCTCTAAGCCACTGAACGTGGAGCTGCCCCGGTCCATGGTGGAAGTTGTCACAAGCTGGAACCTGCCCATGTCTTATTGGCTAAATAACT ATGTTTTCAAGAATGCTCTCCGCCTGGGGACCTTCTCAGCTGTGCTGGTCACCTATGCAGCCAGCGCCCTCCTGCAC ggcttcAGCTTCCACCTGGCTGCGGTGCTGCTGTCCCTGGCGTTTATCACTTATGTGGAGCACG TCCTCCGAAAGCGCCTGGCTCGGATCCTCAGTGCCTGCATCTTGTCGAAACGGTGCCCAGCAGACTGTTCACACCAGCATCGCTTG GGCCTGGGGGTGCGAGCCTTAAACCTGCTCTTTGGGGCCCTGGCCATCTTCCACCTGGCCTACCTGGGCTCCCTGTTCGATGTTGATGTGGACGACACCACAGAGGAGCAG
- the PORCN gene encoding protein-serine O-palmitoleoyltransferase porcupine isoform X2 encodes MATFSRQEFFQQLLQGCLLPTAQQGLDQIWLLLAICLACRLLWRLGLPSYLKHASTVAGGFFSLYHFFQLHMVWVVLLSLLCYLVLFLCRHSSHRGVFLSVTILIYLLMGEMHMVDTVTWHKMRGAQMIVAMKAVSLGFDLDRGEVGAVPSPVEFMGYLYFVGTIVFGPWISFHSYLQAVQGRPLSRRWLQKVARSLALALLCLVLSTCVGPYLFPYFIPLDGDRLLRNKKRKARWLRAYESAVSFHFSNYFVGFLSEATATLAGAGFTEEKDHLEWDLTVSKPLNVELPRSMVEVVTSWNLPMSYWLNNYVFKNALRLGTFSAVLVTYAASALLHGFSFHLAAVLLSLAFITYVEHVLRKRLARILSACILSKRCPADCSHQHRLGLGVRALNLLFGALAIFHLAYLGSLFDVDVDDTTEEQGYGMAYTVHKWSELSWASHWVTFGCWIFYRLIG; translated from the exons ATGGCCACCTTCAGCCGCCAGGAATTTTTCCAGCAGCTGCTGCAGGGCTGTCTCCTGCCTACTGCCCAGCAGGGCCTTGACCAGATCTGGCTGCTCCTTGCCATCTGCCTCGCCTGCCGCCTCCTGTGGAGGCTTG GGTTGCCATCCTACCTGAAGCATGCAAGCACCGTGGCAGGCGGGTTCTTCAGCCTCTACCACTTCTTCCAGCTGCACATGGTTTGGGTCGTACTGCTCAGCCTCCTGTGCTACCTCGTGCTGTTCCTCTGCCGACATTCCTCCCATCGCGGCGTCTTCCTCTCCGTCACCATCCTCATCTACCTACTCATGGG TGAGATGCACATGGTGGACACCGTGACATGGCACAAGATGAGAG GGGCCCAGATGATTGTGGCCATGAAGGCGGTGTCTCTGGGCTTCGACCTGGACCGGGGTGAGGTGGGTGCAGTGCCCTCGCCCGTGGAGTTCATGGGCTACCTCTACTTCGTGGGCACCATCGTCTTTGGGCCCTGGATATCCTTCCACAGCTACCTACAGGCCGTCCAAGGCCGCCCGCTG AGCCGCCGATGGCTGCAGAAGGTGGCCCGGAGTCTGGCGCTGGCCCTGCTGTGCCTTGTGCTGTCCACCTGTGTGGGCCCCTACCTCTTCCCGTACTTCATCCCCCTTGATGGTGACCGCCTCCTTCGCAA CAAGAAACGCAAAGCCAG GTGGCTGCGAGCCTATGAGAGTGCTGTCTCCTTCCACTTCAGCAACTATTTTGTGGGCTTTCTGTCCGAGGCCACGGCCACGTTGGCAGGGGCTGGCTTCACCGAGGAGAAGGATCACCTGGAatg GGACCTGACGGTCTCTAAGCCACTGAACGTGGAGCTGCCCCGGTCCATGGTGGAAGTTGTCACAAGCTGGAACCTGCCCATGTCTTATTGGCTAAATAACT ATGTTTTCAAGAATGCTCTCCGCCTGGGGACCTTCTCAGCTGTGCTGGTCACCTATGCAGCCAGCGCCCTCCTGCAC ggcttcAGCTTCCACCTGGCTGCGGTGCTGCTGTCCCTGGCGTTTATCACTTATGTGGAGCACG TCCTCCGAAAGCGCCTGGCTCGGATCCTCAGTGCCTGCATCTTGTCGAAACGGTGCCCAGCAGACTGTTCACACCAGCATCGCTTG GGCCTGGGGGTGCGAGCCTTAAACCTGCTCTTTGGGGCCCTGGCCATCTTCCACCTGGCCTACCTGGGCTCCCTGTTCGATGTTGATGTGGACGACACCACAGAGGAGCAG
- the PORCN gene encoding protein-serine O-palmitoleoyltransferase porcupine isoform X1 translates to MATFSRQEFFQQLLQGCLLPTAQQGLDQIWLLLAICLACRLLWRLGLPSYLKHASTVAGGFFSLYHFFQLHMVWVVLLSLLCYLVLFLCRHSSHRGVFLSVTILIYLLMGEMHMVDTVTWHKMRGAQMIVAMKAVSLGFDLDRGEVGAVPSPVEFMGYLYFVGTIVFGPWISFHSYLQAVQGRPLSRRWLQKVARSLALALLCLVLSTCVGPYLFPYFIPLDGDRLLRNKKRKARGTMVRWLRAYESAVSFHFSNYFVGFLSEATATLAGAGFTEEKDHLEWDLTVSKPLNVELPRSMVEVVTSWNLPMSYWLNNYVFKNALRLGTFSAVLVTYAASALLHGFSFHLAAVLLSLAFITYVEHVLRKRLARILSACILSKRCPADCSHQHRLGLGVRALNLLFGALAIFHLAYLGSLFDVDVDDTTEEQGYGMAYTVHKWSELSWASHWVTFGCWIFYRLIG, encoded by the exons ATGGCCACCTTCAGCCGCCAGGAATTTTTCCAGCAGCTGCTGCAGGGCTGTCTCCTGCCTACTGCCCAGCAGGGCCTTGACCAGATCTGGCTGCTCCTTGCCATCTGCCTCGCCTGCCGCCTCCTGTGGAGGCTTG GGTTGCCATCCTACCTGAAGCATGCAAGCACCGTGGCAGGCGGGTTCTTCAGCCTCTACCACTTCTTCCAGCTGCACATGGTTTGGGTCGTACTGCTCAGCCTCCTGTGCTACCTCGTGCTGTTCCTCTGCCGACATTCCTCCCATCGCGGCGTCTTCCTCTCCGTCACCATCCTCATCTACCTACTCATGGG TGAGATGCACATGGTGGACACCGTGACATGGCACAAGATGAGAG GGGCCCAGATGATTGTGGCCATGAAGGCGGTGTCTCTGGGCTTCGACCTGGACCGGGGTGAGGTGGGTGCAGTGCCCTCGCCCGTGGAGTTCATGGGCTACCTCTACTTCGTGGGCACCATCGTCTTTGGGCCCTGGATATCCTTCCACAGCTACCTACAGGCCGTCCAAGGCCGCCCGCTG AGCCGCCGATGGCTGCAGAAGGTGGCCCGGAGTCTGGCGCTGGCCCTGCTGTGCCTTGTGCTGTCCACCTGTGTGGGCCCCTACCTCTTCCCGTACTTCATCCCCCTTGATGGTGACCGCCTCCTTCGCAA CAAGAAACGCAAAGCCAG GGGCACCATGGTAAG GTGGCTGCGAGCCTATGAGAGTGCTGTCTCCTTCCACTTCAGCAACTATTTTGTGGGCTTTCTGTCCGAGGCCACGGCCACGTTGGCAGGGGCTGGCTTCACCGAGGAGAAGGATCACCTGGAatg GGACCTGACGGTCTCTAAGCCACTGAACGTGGAGCTGCCCCGGTCCATGGTGGAAGTTGTCACAAGCTGGAACCTGCCCATGTCTTATTGGCTAAATAACT ATGTTTTCAAGAATGCTCTCCGCCTGGGGACCTTCTCAGCTGTGCTGGTCACCTATGCAGCCAGCGCCCTCCTGCAC ggcttcAGCTTCCACCTGGCTGCGGTGCTGCTGTCCCTGGCGTTTATCACTTATGTGGAGCACG TCCTCCGAAAGCGCCTGGCTCGGATCCTCAGTGCCTGCATCTTGTCGAAACGGTGCCCAGCAGACTGTTCACACCAGCATCGCTTG GGCCTGGGGGTGCGAGCCTTAAACCTGCTCTTTGGGGCCCTGGCCATCTTCCACCTGGCCTACCTGGGCTCCCTGTTCGATGTTGATGTGGACGACACCACAGAGGAGCAG
- the PORCN gene encoding protein-serine O-palmitoleoyltransferase porcupine isoform X5, whose translation MSLFFKPKPCHLPSSPTPALGPLQSHHVPTSKPLPELRPLPRLPFYQPCSNSLSCPLFLSPKGLPSYLKHASTVAGGFFSLYHFFQLHMVWVVLLSLLCYLVLFLCRHSSHRGVFLSVTILIYLLMGEMHMVDTVTWHKMRGAQMIVAMKAVSLGFDLDRGEVGAVPSPVEFMGYLYFVGTIVFGPWISFHSYLQAVQGRPLSRRWLQKVARSLALALLCLVLSTCVGPYLFPYFIPLDGDRLLRNKKRKARGTMVRWLRAYESAVSFHFSNYFVGFLSEATATLAGAGFTEEKDHLEWDLTVSKPLNVELPRSMVEVVTSWNLPMSYWLNNYVFKNALRLGTFSAVLVTYAASALLHGFSFHLAAVLLSLAFITYVEHVLRKRLARILSACILSKRCPADCSHQHRLGLGVRALNLLFGALAIFHLAYLGSLFDVDVDDTTEEQGYGMAYTVHKWSELSWASHWVTFGCWIFYRLIG comes from the exons ATGTCTCTTTTCTTTAAACCCAagccctgccacctccccagcTCCCCAACACCTGCTTTGGGCCCCCTGCAATCCCACCACGTTCCAACCTCTAAGCCTTTGCCTGAGCTACGTCCTCTGCCCAGGCTGCCCTTCTACCAGCCCTGCTctaattccctttcttgtcctctctttctctcacccaAAGGGTTGCCATCCTACCTGAAGCATGCAAGCACCGTGGCAGGCGGGTTCTTCAGCCTCTACCACTTCTTCCAGCTGCACATGGTTTGGGTCGTACTGCTCAGCCTCCTGTGCTACCTCGTGCTGTTCCTCTGCCGACATTCCTCCCATCGCGGCGTCTTCCTCTCCGTCACCATCCTCATCTACCTACTCATGGG TGAGATGCACATGGTGGACACCGTGACATGGCACAAGATGAGAG GGGCCCAGATGATTGTGGCCATGAAGGCGGTGTCTCTGGGCTTCGACCTGGACCGGGGTGAGGTGGGTGCAGTGCCCTCGCCCGTGGAGTTCATGGGCTACCTCTACTTCGTGGGCACCATCGTCTTTGGGCCCTGGATATCCTTCCACAGCTACCTACAGGCCGTCCAAGGCCGCCCGCTG AGCCGCCGATGGCTGCAGAAGGTGGCCCGGAGTCTGGCGCTGGCCCTGCTGTGCCTTGTGCTGTCCACCTGTGTGGGCCCCTACCTCTTCCCGTACTTCATCCCCCTTGATGGTGACCGCCTCCTTCGCAA CAAGAAACGCAAAGCCAG GGGCACCATGGTAAG GTGGCTGCGAGCCTATGAGAGTGCTGTCTCCTTCCACTTCAGCAACTATTTTGTGGGCTTTCTGTCCGAGGCCACGGCCACGTTGGCAGGGGCTGGCTTCACCGAGGAGAAGGATCACCTGGAatg GGACCTGACGGTCTCTAAGCCACTGAACGTGGAGCTGCCCCGGTCCATGGTGGAAGTTGTCACAAGCTGGAACCTGCCCATGTCTTATTGGCTAAATAACT ATGTTTTCAAGAATGCTCTCCGCCTGGGGACCTTCTCAGCTGTGCTGGTCACCTATGCAGCCAGCGCCCTCCTGCAC ggcttcAGCTTCCACCTGGCTGCGGTGCTGCTGTCCCTGGCGTTTATCACTTATGTGGAGCACG TCCTCCGAAAGCGCCTGGCTCGGATCCTCAGTGCCTGCATCTTGTCGAAACGGTGCCCAGCAGACTGTTCACACCAGCATCGCTTG GGCCTGGGGGTGCGAGCCTTAAACCTGCTCTTTGGGGCCCTGGCCATCTTCCACCTGGCCTACCTGGGCTCCCTGTTCGATGTTGATGTGGACGACACCACAGAGGAGCAG